The proteins below are encoded in one region of Paralysiella testudinis:
- a CDS encoding Ig-like domain-containing protein produces the protein MGLPADAKPGDKVTVQVTPENGTAAVPVTLTKNADGSWTSDNTDTIPSVAAGGTTATIPADKVADGSTVKATAQDAAGNQSAEGSTTAGSNPSVAIDKVAGDDVVNKAEAAAGFNVTGTGKEGQTIVLTDASGNKVGESVVKADGTWSIPVSQANITAMGEGADKLTATVKGSSVSAAKEISVDTVAPSAPTVSGEPTAK, from the coding sequence GTGGGTTTGCCGGCGGATGCCAAACCGGGCGACAAGGTAACGGTTCAAGTAACACCGGAAAACGGCACTGCCGCAGTGCCTGTGACCCTGACCAAAAATGCCGACGGCAGCTGGACTTCGGACAACACGGACACTATTCCGAGCGTAGCCGCAGGCGGCACCACCGCGACCATTCCTGCCGACAAAGTGGCCGATGGCAGCACTGTTAAGGCAACGGCGCAAGACGCTGCGGGCAACCAAAGTGCCGAAGGCAGCACAACAGCCGGATCGAACCCAAGCGTGGCCATTGATAAGGTTGCGGGCGATGACGTAGTAAACAAAGCAGAAGCTGCTGCGGGTTTCAACGTTACCGGCACAGGTAAAGAAGGCCAAACCATCGTATTGACCGATGCGTCGGGCAATAAGGTTGGTGAATCTGTGGTTAAAGCTGACGGCACTTGGAGCATTCCGGTAAGCCAAGCGAATATCACCGCAATGGGCGAAGGCGCGGACAAACTGACGGCGACGGTGAAAGGCAGTAGCGTATCAGCGGCCAAGGAAATCAGCGTAGACACCGTAGCGCCGAGTGCGCCGACGGTTAGTGGGGAGCCAACGGCGAAGTAA
- a CDS encoding Ig-like domain-containing protein — protein MGLPADAKPGDKVTVQVTPENGTAAVPVTLTKNADGSWTSDNTDTIPSVVAGGTTATIPADKVADGSTVKATAQDAAGNQSAEGSTTAGSNPSVAIDKVAGDDVVNKAEAAAGFNVTGTGKEGQTIVLTDASGNKVGESVVKADGTWSIPVSQANITAMGEGADKLTATVKGSSVSAAKEISVDTVAPSAPTVSGEPTAK, from the coding sequence GTGGGTTTGCCGGCGGATGCCAAACCGGGCGACAAGGTAACGGTTCAAGTAACACCGGAAAACGGCACTGCCGCAGTGCCTGTGACCCTGACCAAAAATGCCGACGGCAGCTGGACTTCGGACAACACGGACACTATTCCGAGCGTAGTCGCAGGCGGCACCACCGCGACCATTCCTGCCGACAAAGTGGCCGATGGCAGCACTGTTAAGGCAACGGCGCAAGACGCTGCGGGCAACCAAAGTGCCGAAGGCAGCACAACAGCCGGATCGAACCCAAGCGTGGCCATTGATAAGGTTGCGGGCGATGACGTAGTAAACAAAGCAGAAGCTGCTGCGGGTTTCAACGTTACCGGCACAGGTAAAGAAGGCCAAACCATCGTATTGACCGATGCGTCGGGCAATAAGGTTGGTGAATCTGTGGTTAAAGCTGACGGCACTTGGAGCATTCCGGTAAGCCAAGCGAATATCACCGCAATGGGCGAAGGCGCGGACAAACTGACGGCGACGGTGAAAGGCAGTAGCGTATCAGCGGCCAAGGAAATCAGCGTAGACACCGTAGCGCCGAGTGCGCCGACGGTTAGTGGGGAGCCAACGGCGAAGTAA
- a CDS encoding Ig-like domain-containing protein, whose protein sequence is MGLPADAKPGDKVTVQVTPENGTAAVPVTLTKNADGSWTSDNTDTIPSVVAGGTTATIPADKVADGSTVKATAEDAAGNQSAEGSTTAGSNPSVAIDKVAGDDVVNKAEAAAGFNVTGTGKEGQTIVLTDASGNKVGESVVKADGTWSIPVSQANITAMGEGADKLTATVKGSSVSAAKEISVDTVAPSAPTVSGEPTAK, encoded by the coding sequence GTGGGTTTGCCGGCGGATGCCAAACCGGGCGACAAGGTAACGGTTCAAGTAACACCGGAAAACGGCACTGCCGCAGTGCCTGTGACCCTGACCAAAAATGCCGACGGCAGCTGGACTTCGGACAACACGGACACTATTCCGAGCGTAGTCGCAGGCGGCACCACCGCGACCATTCCTGCCGACAAAGTGGCCGATGGCAGCACTGTTAAGGCAACGGCGGAAGACGCTGCGGGCAACCAAAGTGCCGAAGGCAGCACAACAGCCGGATCGAACCCAAGCGTGGCCATTGATAAGGTTGCGGGCGATGACGTAGTAAACAAAGCAGAAGCTGCTGCGGGTTTCAACGTTACCGGCACAGGTAAAGAAGGCCAAACCATCGTATTGACCGATGCGTCGGGCAATAAGGTTGGTGAATCTGTGGTTAAAGCTGACGGCACTTGGAGCATTCCGGTAAGCCAAGCGAATATCACCGCAATGGGCGAAGGCGCGGACAAACTGACGGCGACGGTGAAAGGCAGTAGCGTATCAGCGGCCAAGGAAATCAGCGTAGACACCGTAGCGCCGAGTGCGCCGACGGTTAGTGGGGAGCCAACGGCGAAGTAA
- a CDS encoding Ig-like domain-containing protein — MGLPADAKPGDKVTVQVTPENGTAAVPVTLTKNADGSWTSDNTDTIPSVVAGGTTATIPADKVADGSTVKATAQDAAGNQSAEGSTTAGSNPSVAIDKVAGDDVVNKAEAAAGFNVTGTGKEGQTIVLTDALGNKVGESVVKADGTWSIPVSQANITAMGEGADKLTATVKGSSVSAAKEISVDTVAPSAPTVSGEPTAK; from the coding sequence GTGGGTTTGCCGGCGGATGCCAAACCGGGCGACAAGGTAACGGTTCAAGTAACACCGGAAAACGGCACTGCCGCAGTGCCTGTGACCCTGACCAAAAATGCCGACGGCAGCTGGACTTCGGACAACACGGACACTATTCCGAGCGTAGTCGCAGGCGGCACCACCGCGACCATTCCTGCCGACAAAGTGGCCGATGGCAGCACTGTTAAGGCAACGGCGCAAGACGCTGCGGGCAACCAAAGTGCCGAAGGCAGCACAACAGCCGGATCGAACCCAAGCGTGGCCATTGATAAGGTTGCGGGCGATGACGTAGTAAACAAAGCAGAAGCTGCTGCGGGTTTCAACGTTACCGGCACAGGTAAAGAAGGCCAAACCATCGTATTGACCGATGCGTTGGGCAATAAGGTTGGTGAATCTGTGGTTAAAGCTGACGGCACTTGGAGCATTCCGGTAAGCCAAGCGAATATCACCGCAATGGGCGAAGGCGCGGACAAACTGACGGCGACGGTGAAAGGCAGTAGCGTATCAGCGGCCAAGGAAATCAGCGTAGACACCGTAGCGCCGAGTGCGCCGACGGTTAGTGGGGAGCCAACGGCGAAGTAA